Proteins from a genomic interval of Papaver somniferum cultivar HN1 chromosome 4, ASM357369v1, whole genome shotgun sequence:
- the LOC113274805 gene encoding putative glucan endo-1,3-beta-glucosidase GVI, with product MSPIMLYIISFFAVLLVSSNVFLEAAVVGVNYGMVGDNLPPPTAVVNLLKSKNVDKVRLFSPDSNALNALRGSGIGVVLGVPNSDVQTMGNDPSFARNWVNTNVVAFSNVQFRYISVGNEINIPTAAESDFILPAMNNIRDALRAAGRTTQVSTTTFMGLVVDSFPPSRGRFSDGAENIMRSIVRFLVDNRTPLLVNIYPYFAYSRNPQEIGLDYALFTANRVVATDSGNGLQYSNLFDAMTDAVYAAMDRVGGSSIDIVITESGWPSGQNGNIATITNAKTYVTNLISHVSGTNGTPRRPGRSIETYIFALFNENQKDGLPTEQHFGLYYPDMRPIYPVTFR from the exons ATGAGTCCAATAATGCTTTACATAATTTCCTTCTTTGCAGTGCTTCTGGTTTCATCAAATGTATTCCTTG AAGCGGCAGTTGTTGGTGTGAACTATGGAATGGTAGGAGACAACCTACCGCCCCCGACTGCAGTCGTTAACCTCTTAAAATCGAAAAATGTAGACAAAGTTCGTCTTTTTAGTCCAGATTCTAATGCCCTAAATGCCCTACGAGGGTCAGGAATCGGAGTTGTACTTGGTGTCCCTAACTCAGATGTCCAAACGATGGGAAATGATCCCTCATTTGCTAGAAACTGGGTTAATACCAATGTTGTTGCATTCAGTAACGTTCAATTTCGATACATTTCAGTTGGAAATGAAATCAATATTCCTACAGCTGCAGAGTCGGATTTCATTCTTCCCGCCATGAATAATATTAGAGATGCACTTAGAGCTGCTGGGAGAACAACTCAAGTAAGTACAACTACTTTTATGGGTCTGGTTGTAGATTCATTTCCTCCGTCCAGGGGTCGATTTTCCGACGGCGCCGAGAACATAATGCGATCAATAGTAAGGTTTTTGGTAGATAACAGGACTCCTCTCCTTGTAAATATCTATCCTTACTTCGCGTACAGCAGAAACCCACAAGAAATAGGGTTGGATTATGCATTGTTTACCGCAAATCGAGTCGTCGCAACAGACAGCGGTAACGGACTGCAATACAGCAACTTGTTTGATGCTATGACGGATGCAGTATATGCGGCGATGGATAGGGTTGGTGGATCCAGCATCGATATTGTCATCACCGAAAGTGGATGGCCATCCGGTCAAAATGGAAATATTGCAACAATTACAAATGCCAAAACATATGTTACCAATTTGATTTCACATGTATCTGGAACAAATGGAACCCCAAGGAGGCCAGGAAGGAGCATAGAGACTTATATTTTTGCACTTTTTAACGAGAATCAGAAGGACGGCCTCCCGACTGAGCAACATTTTGGCTTGTACTACCCTGATATGAGACCAATCTACCCTGTTACTTTCCGTTAG